GTGCCTAGTCTGGCTCATGCTAAAGCTTTGGCGGAAATTAAGGAAAAATTAATCAAAACTTACCGAGATGTGCCTATAGTTGCTGATGTGCATCACAATGGGATGAAAATCGCTTTGGAAGTCGCCAAGCACATTGAGAAAGTCAGAATTAATCCTGGTTTGTATGTGTTTGAAAAGCCAAACACCAATAGAACCGAATACACCAAAGCCGAATTTGCAGAAATTGGCGAAAAAATCCGCGAAACCTTAGAACCTTTGGTGGTTTCTCTGCGAGATCAAGATAAGGCGATGCGAATTGGTGTAAATCATGGTTCTCTCGCTGAACGAATGCTATTTACCTACGGTGATACCCCAGAAGGAATGGTGGAATCTGCTTTAGAATTCATTCGCATTTGTGAATCGTTAGATTTTCGCAATATCGTGATTTCGATGAAAGCCTCACGGGTGCCTGTAATGATAGCCGCCTATCGTCTCATGGCCCAGCGCATGGATGAACTGGGTATGGATTATCCCCTGCATTTGGGCGTCACAGAAGCAGGTGATGGTGAATATGGACGGATTAAATCCACAGCAGGCATTGCCACATTGCTCGCTGATGGCATTGGCGATACAATTCGTGTGTCACTCACAGAAGCACCAGAAAAAGAAATTCCCGTCTGCTACAGCATTCTGCAAGCTTTAGGATTGCGGAAAACTATGGTGGAATACGTCGCCTGTCCTTCCTGCGGACG
The Gloeotrichia echinulata CP02 DNA segment above includes these coding regions:
- the ispG gene encoding (E)-4-hydroxy-3-methylbut-2-enyl-diphosphate synthase, which produces MQTLPTFTTVNTISNQPTFDTSIKRRKTRPVKVGNVTIGGSYPVVVQSMINEDTLDIDGSVAGIRRLHEIGCEIVRVTVPSLAHAKALAEIKEKLIKTYRDVPIVADVHHNGMKIALEVAKHIEKVRINPGLYVFEKPNTNRTEYTKAEFAEIGEKIRETLEPLVVSLRDQDKAMRIGVNHGSLAERMLFTYGDTPEGMVESALEFIRICESLDFRNIVISMKASRVPVMIAAYRLMAQRMDELGMDYPLHLGVTEAGDGEYGRIKSTAGIATLLADGIGDTIRVSLTEAPEKEIPVCYSILQALGLRKTMVEYVACPSCGRTLFNLEEVLHTVREATKHLTGLDIAVMGCIVNGPGEMADADYGYVGKTPGYISLYRGREEIKKVPEDKGVEELINLIKADGRWVEP